The Aliivibrio fischeri genome contains a region encoding:
- a CDS encoding monovalent cation:proton antiporter-2 (CPA2) family protein, with product MTGYFLQAFIYLVAAVIAVPIAKRLGLGSVLGYLIAGVVIGPIIGLVGEETTTIQHFAEFGVVMMLFLVGLELEPKMLWNMRNRLMGLGGLQVVGTTAVVMGLAMFFGQSWTIALTIGLIFALSSTAIVLQTFNEKGLAKTEGGQNAFSVLLFQDIAVIPMLAFIPLLALPELVAKAQLAAATAAEHHEELTLVAGLPGWAYGLVITASIALVVVGGHYLSRPLFRFVASSGLREIFTATALMLVIGIAALMSLVDLSPALGTFLAGVVLANSEFRHELESNIDPFKGLLLGLFFITVGAGIDFGILFNDFFLIIGLTIGVMVLKAAVLYILALIFKIKNSNRWLFTLSLAQAGEFGFVLLSFTVQNHVLPQEVAQPLSLVVALSMFFTPGLFILFDKVILPKFEQQSNERESDTIEEKGTVIIAGGGRFGQVVNRFLVSNHVNTVVLDHQADQVDSLRKVNTKSYFGDATRPDLLHTAGIEHAAMLVVAIDNQESSIELVKYVKHTYPKVKILARAFDRGHSYMLRCAGADFIESETTRSALEMGAEAMRNLGQHPFHVEQQKIAYKKVENQSSDKLYQAWLDDSEGERFDNNYRKLFIELEGTIKHAMSKDRSDKHNQSERAWTPPPKGYADDIDE from the coding sequence ATGACTGGATATTTTTTACAAGCTTTTATCTACCTTGTTGCTGCTGTTATTGCTGTACCAATCGCTAAACGTCTAGGACTTGGTTCTGTTCTTGGCTATTTAATTGCTGGGGTGGTTATAGGACCAATCATTGGCCTTGTTGGCGAAGAAACAACGACTATTCAACATTTTGCCGAATTTGGCGTTGTTATGATGCTATTTCTTGTCGGTTTAGAACTTGAACCTAAAATGCTATGGAATATGCGTAACCGTCTCATGGGATTAGGAGGACTGCAAGTTGTCGGCACTACTGCGGTCGTAATGGGGCTTGCTATGTTCTTCGGCCAATCATGGACTATTGCACTGACCATTGGCCTAATCTTTGCCCTATCATCCACAGCGATAGTATTGCAAACATTCAATGAAAAAGGATTGGCCAAAACAGAAGGCGGCCAAAATGCTTTCTCGGTATTACTTTTTCAAGATATTGCTGTGATCCCAATGCTAGCTTTTATTCCACTATTAGCTTTACCTGAATTAGTAGCAAAAGCGCAATTGGCAGCCGCAACCGCTGCTGAGCATCATGAAGAATTAACCCTCGTTGCAGGCCTTCCTGGTTGGGCATATGGACTAGTGATTACCGCATCCATCGCATTAGTTGTCGTTGGCGGTCATTATTTAAGTCGCCCTCTATTTCGCTTTGTAGCAAGCTCTGGACTTAGAGAAATATTCACAGCAACAGCACTCATGCTTGTTATTGGTATTGCAGCCTTAATGAGTTTAGTCGACCTATCTCCAGCTCTAGGTACTTTCCTTGCTGGTGTTGTTTTGGCAAACTCAGAATTTAGACATGAACTTGAATCCAACATAGATCCATTTAAAGGGCTTTTATTGGGATTATTCTTCATTACCGTAGGTGCAGGGATCGATTTTGGCATCCTATTTAATGATTTCTTCCTAATCATCGGTTTAACAATCGGTGTCATGGTACTAAAAGCAGCTGTTTTATATATATTAGCTCTGATCTTTAAGATCAAAAACAGTAACCGTTGGTTATTTACGCTTAGCCTAGCGCAAGCAGGGGAATTTGGGTTTGTTTTATTAAGTTTTACCGTTCAAAACCATGTATTACCACAAGAAGTCGCTCAACCATTGTCATTGGTTGTTGCTCTTTCTATGTTCTTTACCCCAGGTTTATTTATCTTATTTGATAAAGTAATTCTGCCTAAATTTGAACAACAATCAAATGAAAGAGAAAGTGACACAATTGAAGAAAAAGGCACGGTAATTATTGCTGGTGGCGGTCGGTTCGGCCAAGTCGTCAACCGTTTCTTAGTATCTAATCATGTAAATACTGTTGTACTCGATCATCAAGCAGATCAAGTCGATTCTTTAAGAAAAGTAAATACCAAAAGTTACTTTGGCGATGCAACTCGTCCTGATTTACTTCACACAGCAGGAATTGAGCACGCTGCCATGCTTGTTGTGGCTATTGATAATCAAGAAAGCAGTATAGAACTGGTTAAATACGTCAAGCACACGTATCCAAAAGTAAAAATACTCGCACGTGCTTTTGATAGAGGCCACTCATATATGCTTCGTTGTGCTGGTGCTGATTTCATTGAATCAGAAACCACCCGCTCAGCACTTGAAATGGGTGCTGAAGCCATGCGCAATCTAGGACAACACCCGTTTCATGTAGAGCAACAAAAAATAGCCTACAAAAAAGTAGAAAATCAAAGTTCAGATAAACTTTATCAAGCATGGTTAGACGATTCTGAAGGTGAACGTTTTGATAATAACTACCGTAAGCTTTTCATTGAATTAGAAGGAACGATTAAACACGCAATGAGTAAGGATCGTTCAGATAAACACAATCAATCTGAACGAGCTTGGACTCCACCACCAAAAGGCTATGCAGATGATATTGATGAATAA
- a CDS encoding HAMP domain-containing sensor histidine kinase yields the protein MEKATDLNKSSQQPSFFKKIRWTFGILTFLMFGLFWAVIYIAEDQLEIISLHHWLDTEANQYIKKYAQLGDDTPLPNEDEFSTYWSEREHPLWLNNYKKAGLYEQLLGTEDKHFIVTPHPSGEGLLYILFQDDADDYLDEYEANLHTLTLFLGTFSTILMILYGIYFVRSISVPLRHIQHKVDLMSPEHPDFTIDTKYQETQEIERSLLKSKHHIAQFFTREKEFSRFASHELRTPIMVIQGSADLLAKVPNQPNVALKAINRLHQASEEMTLLTETFLLLGKQDIEAHHFHHYKIEEILKTQLNHLQPLFAKQEMGAQLSIIEGEPCLAPSSFITVVINNLIKNAFSYSVGDIQIELNNNQLCITNCHDGNDTYNAGYGCGLVIVERICERMNWAFTIEQTEKDFITTVNFTSFQMT from the coding sequence CTCCCAACAACCGAGTTTTTTTAAAAAGATCCGTTGGACATTTGGCATCCTCACTTTTTTGATGTTCGGATTATTCTGGGCTGTAATTTATATTGCAGAAGATCAATTAGAAATCATTAGTTTGCATCACTGGCTAGATACAGAAGCAAACCAATACATCAAGAAATACGCTCAATTAGGCGATGATACGCCGTTGCCTAATGAAGATGAGTTTTCAACTTACTGGAGCGAAAGAGAACATCCTCTTTGGTTGAATAACTATAAAAAAGCAGGCTTGTATGAACAACTTTTAGGTACGGAAGATAAGCACTTTATTGTCACACCACATCCCTCTGGAGAAGGATTGCTTTATATTCTTTTTCAAGACGATGCGGATGATTATTTAGATGAGTATGAGGCCAATCTACACACATTAACTTTATTTTTAGGCACTTTTTCAACCATTTTAATGATCTTATATGGTATTTACTTTGTTCGTAGTATCTCGGTCCCACTTCGCCATATTCAGCATAAAGTGGATTTAATGTCTCCTGAGCACCCTGATTTTACTATTGATACTAAGTACCAAGAAACTCAAGAAATTGAACGTTCTTTATTAAAGAGTAAGCATCACATCGCTCAATTCTTTACCCGAGAAAAAGAATTCAGTCGCTTTGCTTCCCATGAATTGAGAACACCAATAATGGTAATCCAAGGGTCTGCTGATTTATTAGCAAAAGTACCAAATCAACCAAACGTTGCTTTAAAAGCGATTAATCGCTTACATCAAGCAAGTGAAGAGATGACACTGCTTACAGAAACCTTTTTACTTTTAGGTAAACAAGACATTGAAGCGCATCATTTTCATCATTATAAAATTGAAGAGATTCTAAAAACCCAGCTCAATCACTTACAGCCTTTATTCGCAAAACAAGAGATGGGAGCACAGCTTTCAATTATTGAAGGAGAGCCTTGTCTTGCTCCTAGTAGCTTCATTACCGTTGTTATAAATAACTTAATCAAGAATGCTTTCAGTTACAGTGTGGGAGACATTCAAATAGAGCTTAATAACAACCAACTTTGCATTACCAACTGCCACGATGGTAATGATACCTATAATGCAGGATATGGTTGCGGCCTAGTTATTGTTGAACGTATTTGTGAAAGAATGAACTGGGCATTCACCATAGAACAAACAGAGAAAGACTTTATAACTACCGTTAATTTTACTTCTTTCCAAATGACTTAA
- a CDS encoding multidrug efflux SMR transporter, with protein sequence MGWLFLLLAVASEAFSHVALKATDGLSHLIPNVIVITGHLGAFYFLSQAMKTLPVGIAHASWAGLAIIAVTLISSAFYHQHLDNKIWLGIGFISIGIAIINLSSTPHVH encoded by the coding sequence ATGGGATGGCTTTTTCTTCTTCTTGCAGTTGCTTCAGAAGCATTTTCACACGTTGCACTTAAAGCAACCGATGGTCTTTCACACCTAATACCAAATGTCATTGTAATTACTGGTCATCTAGGTGCTTTTTATTTTCTTAGTCAAGCAATGAAGACATTACCTGTAGGAATTGCTCACGCATCATGGGCGGGATTAGCAATCATTGCGGTAACGCTGATTTCAAGTGCATTTTATCATCAACATTTAGACAATAAAATTTGGTTAGGTATTGGATTTATCAGTATTGGCATTGCGATAATTAACCTATCATCTACGCCTCACGTACATTAA
- a CDS encoding NAD(P)H-dependent oxidoreductase, translating into MTSPAKKVLILFAHPSQHRSEVNVALIKQAKKIEHVTVVDLYHDYPKFNIDIDKEQKQLLDHDVIIFQFPLYWYSTPAILKEWQDMVLEYGFAYGTDGNALKGKTFLCAITAGGKEEAYQTNGYNQFTIRELLHPLEQMASLTHMEYIAPLVLFGARTALEDDRIERHTERFKVLLSALIENRVDTEVAKTLPKLNHSFDKFIKE; encoded by the coding sequence ATGACAAGCCCGGCTAAAAAAGTACTGATTTTATTCGCTCATCCTTCTCAACACCGCTCTGAAGTTAATGTGGCATTAATTAAACAAGCTAAAAAAATTGAGCATGTCACTGTTGTCGATTTGTACCATGATTATCCAAAATTCAATATTGATATCGATAAAGAACAAAAACAACTTTTAGATCATGATGTTATTATCTTTCAATTTCCGCTTTATTGGTACTCAACCCCAGCTATTTTAAAAGAGTGGCAAGATATGGTTTTAGAGTACGGTTTTGCTTATGGTACAGACGGTAATGCACTAAAAGGAAAAACCTTTCTATGTGCTATCACAGCTGGAGGTAAGGAAGAGGCTTATCAAACCAATGGATATAATCAATTCACTATCCGTGAGCTCCTACATCCGCTTGAACAGATGGCCTCACTAACTCATATGGAGTATATCGCTCCATTAGTGCTATTTGGCGCTAGAACCGCGTTAGAAGATGACCGAATTGAAAGACATACTGAGCGCTTTAAAGTCTTACTGTCCGCATTAATTGAAAATCGTGTTGATACTGAGGTAGCAAAAACTTTACCCAAACTAAACCACTCATTCGATAAATTTATTAAGGAATAA
- a CDS encoding RNA-binding S4 domain-containing protein yields MSDQEEFEVEAIGVEVNVQPIELYKVLKIANVVSGGGEAKHVIGEGYVGVNGELEQRKRRKMYDGDVIEFNEEYYVVICDTPVGELPEIEENPQPAQIESEYSAPKTKKTKKKKQKQDQPTTVDPESGRRSINFF; encoded by the coding sequence ATGTCAGATCAAGAAGAATTTGAAGTTGAAGCCATTGGTGTTGAAGTGAATGTTCAACCTATCGAGCTATATAAAGTCCTAAAAATTGCTAACGTTGTTAGTGGTGGCGGTGAAGCTAAACATGTTATTGGCGAAGGCTATGTTGGCGTTAATGGTGAACTAGAACAACGTAAACGTCGAAAAATGTATGATGGCGATGTCATTGAATTCAATGAAGAATACTACGTTGTAATTTGTGACACTCCTGTTGGTGAGCTACCTGAAATTGAAGAAAATCCTCAACCAGCTCAAATCGAATCTGAGTATTCAGCTCCAAAGACCAAAAAAACTAAGAAGAAAAAACAAAAACAAGATCAACCAACCACCGTTGATCCTGAGAGTGGTCGTCGCTCAATTAACTTCTTCTAA